From Sphingopyxis sp. MWB1, a single genomic window includes:
- the fumC gene encoding class II fumarate hydratase: MTDQRIESDSLGDIAVPATAYWGAQTERSRHNFAFPDAERMPMPIIHALARIKGAAARVNRGHGLDPQIAEVIEQAADAVASGRYDGQFPLAIWQTGSGTQSNMNVNEVIAGIANEALTGTRGGKSPVHPNDHVNRGQSSNDSFPTALHIAVALETQQHLLPALGALIDALTEKAAAWDDLVKIGRTHLQDATPLTLGQEFSAFVAQLIACRARIESALTHNICKLAQGGTAVGTGLNAPPDFDRAMTSELSRMTSIAFEPAPNKFEALASNDGLVFFSGALNTLAVTLTKIANDIRLLASGPRAGLGEIDLPANEPGSSIMPGKVNPTQCEMLTMVAAQVIGNHQAVTVGGMQGHLQLNVFKPLIGANVLRSVDLLARGMAGFTDHCVTGITPNRARISELVDRSLMLVTALAPEIGYDKAAKIAKHAHESGTTLKEAALQLGYVDAATFDQLVDPRKMLGPEPSSPSGD, translated from the coding sequence ATGACCGACCAGCGGATCGAAAGCGACAGCCTCGGCGATATTGCTGTCCCCGCCACCGCCTATTGGGGCGCGCAAACCGAGCGTAGCCGCCATAATTTCGCCTTTCCCGATGCCGAGCGCATGCCGATGCCGATCATCCACGCGCTCGCGCGGATCAAGGGCGCGGCGGCGCGGGTCAATCGCGGGCACGGCCTCGACCCCCAAATTGCCGAAGTCATCGAACAAGCCGCCGATGCGGTGGCCAGCGGGCGATATGACGGCCAGTTTCCGCTCGCCATCTGGCAAACGGGCAGCGGCACCCAGTCGAACATGAATGTGAATGAAGTGATCGCGGGGATTGCCAATGAAGCGCTGACGGGAACGCGCGGCGGCAAAAGCCCGGTCCATCCCAATGATCATGTCAATCGCGGCCAGTCGTCGAACGACAGCTTTCCCACCGCGCTTCATATCGCCGTCGCGCTCGAAACGCAGCAGCATCTGCTCCCCGCCCTTGGCGCGCTGATCGACGCGCTCACCGAAAAGGCCGCGGCGTGGGACGATCTGGTCAAGATCGGCCGCACCCATTTGCAGGATGCAACTCCGCTGACGCTGGGTCAGGAATTTTCCGCCTTTGTTGCGCAGCTTATTGCCTGCCGCGCGCGGATCGAAAGCGCGCTCACGCACAATATCTGCAAATTGGCGCAAGGCGGCACGGCGGTCGGCACCGGGCTCAACGCCCCGCCGGATTTTGACCGCGCCATGACGAGCGAACTGAGCCGCATGACCAGCATCGCCTTTGAACCCGCCCCCAACAAGTTCGAGGCACTGGCGTCAAACGACGGCCTGGTCTTTTTCTCAGGCGCGCTCAACACGCTGGCGGTCACGCTGACCAAAATTGCCAATGATATCCGCCTCCTCGCCTCCGGTCCGCGCGCGGGGCTGGGGGAGATTGACCTGCCCGCCAATGAACCGGGCAGCTCGATCATGCCGGGCAAGGTCAATCCGACCCAGTGCGAAATGCTCACGATGGTCGCGGCGCAGGTCATCGGCAATCATCAGGCGGTGACCGTCGGCGGGATGCAAGGGCATTTACAACTCAATGTCTTCAAGCCGCTGATCGGCGCCAATGTGCTGCGCTCGGTCGACCTGCTCGCGCGCGGCATGGCGGGTTTCACCGATCATTGTGTGACAGGCATAACCCCCAATCGCGCGCGCATATCCGAACTGGTGGACCGGTCGCTGATGCTCGTCACCGCGCTCGCGCCCGAAATCGGCTATGACAAGGCCGCCAAAATTGCCAAGCACGCCCATGAAAGTGGAACCACGCTGAAAGAGGCTGCGCTTCAACTTGGCTATGTCGATGCCGCCACCTTCGACCAGCTGGTCGATCCGCGAAAAATGCTGGGTCCGGAACCCTCGTCCCCATCCGGCGATTAA
- the hisH gene encoding imidazole glycerol phosphate synthase subunit HisH, which translates to MTLALIDYGAGNLRSVHNALRAAGADDVAVTADPDVVARADRILLPGVGAFAACMNGLRAIDGMVEALEARVRGEGAPFLGICVGMQLLAEAGEEHGRHPGLGWIGGTVRAFAPQPGLRIPHMGWNDVTPAAAHPVIAAGEAYYLHGYHFADAADVAATSRHGGDFVAAVARDNIIGVQFHPEKSQAYGLATLERFLTWRP; encoded by the coding sequence ATGACCCTGGCCCTTATCGATTATGGCGCGGGCAATCTTCGCTCGGTGCATAATGCGCTGCGTGCCGCGGGGGCCGATGATGTCGCGGTGACCGCCGATCCCGATGTGGTGGCACGGGCCGACCGCATCCTTCTGCCCGGTGTTGGCGCTTTTGCCGCCTGCATGAACGGGCTGCGCGCAATCGACGGGATGGTCGAGGCGCTGGAAGCGCGGGTGCGCGGCGAAGGCGCGCCTTTTCTAGGCATTTGTGTCGGCATGCAATTGCTCGCCGAAGCGGGCGAGGAACATGGGCGGCATCCGGGACTTGGCTGGATCGGTGGGACGGTGCGCGCCTTTGCGCCGCAGCCGGGCCTGCGTATTCCGCATATGGGCTGGAATGATGTGACGCCGGCGGCGGCGCATCCGGTGATTGCCGCGGGCGAGGCTTATTATCTGCACGGCTATCATTTCGCCGACGCTGCCGATGTGGCGGCGACGAGCCGCCATGGCGGGGATTTTGTCGCGGCGGTCGCGCGGGACAATATCATCGGCGTTCAGTTTCACCCCGAAAAAAGCCAGGCCTATGGGCTGGCGACGCTTGAAAGGTTTTTGACGTGGCGTCCGTAA
- a CDS encoding SDR family NAD(P)-dependent oxidoreductase yields the protein MKLDSSISAVVTGGASGLGAATARSLAAKGVKVAIFDLQEEKGLAIAEEIGGVFCECNVTDDASVDAAFAKAREAIGQERILVNCAGTGNAIKTASRSKEDGSIKHFPLDAFNWIIQINLVGTFRCIAKSAAGMMTLDPMEDGERGAIVNTASVAAEDGQIGQAAYSASKGGVVGMTLPIARDLANENIRVNTILPGIFNTPLLAAAPQNVKDALAASVLNPKRLGDPAEYANLAMCMIENSYFNGEDVRLDGGIRMGPR from the coding sequence ATGAAACTCGATTCCAGCATATCCGCCGTTGTCACCGGCGGCGCGTCGGGCCTTGGCGCGGCGACTGCGCGTTCGCTTGCGGCGAAGGGTGTGAAGGTCGCGATTTTCGACCTTCAGGAAGAAAAGGGCCTCGCCATCGCCGAGGAAATTGGCGGTGTGTTTTGCGAATGCAATGTCACCGATGATGCGAGCGTCGATGCCGCCTTTGCCAAGGCGCGCGAGGCGATCGGGCAGGAGCGTATCCTCGTCAATTGCGCGGGTACCGGCAATGCGATCAAGACCGCGAGCCGGTCGAAGGAAGATGGCAGCATCAAGCATTTCCCGCTCGATGCCTTTAACTGGATCATCCAGATCAACCTTGTCGGCACCTTCCGCTGCATCGCCAAATCGGCGGCCGGGATGATGACGCTTGATCCGATGGAGGATGGCGAGCGCGGCGCGATCGTCAACACCGCGAGCGTTGCAGCCGAGGATGGCCAGATCGGTCAGGCCGCCTATTCGGCGTCGAAGGGCGGCGTCGTCGGCATGACGCTGCCGATTGCGCGCGATCTGGCGAACGAGAATATTCGCGTCAACACCATCCTGCCGGGGATTTTCAACACCCCGCTGCTCGCGGCGGCGCCGCAGAATGTGAAGGATGCGCTTGCTGCATCGGTGCTCAATCCCAAGCGTTTGGGCGATCCGGCCGAATATGCCAATCTGGCGATGTGCATGATCGAGAACAGCTATTTCAACGGCGAGGATGTCCGCCTCGACGGCGGCATTCGCATGGGGCCGCGCTGA
- a CDS encoding acyl-CoA thioesterase encodes MAKPEGWRLNPASYPVHDSMQTRFQDLDLNGHLNNVAFAALFESGRVLMNRRVRRFDEQPANERTMVAAVEINYLAEGHFPDPVDLATGIGRIGTSSWSIVQAMFQKGRCIATCDTVVVCRTDGAAKPLRAGMVAELEANLAHPAD; translated from the coding sequence ATGGCCAAACCGGAAGGCTGGCGGCTCAACCCCGCCAGCTATCCTGTCCATGACAGCATGCAGACGCGCTTTCAGGACCTGGATCTCAACGGCCATCTCAACAATGTCGCCTTTGCCGCGCTGTTCGAGAGCGGGCGGGTGCTGATGAACCGGCGGGTTCGGCGGTTCGACGAACAGCCGGCCAATGAGCGTACGATGGTTGCGGCGGTCGAGATCAACTATCTGGCCGAGGGACATTTCCCCGATCCGGTGGACCTTGCGACGGGGATCGGGCGCATCGGCACGTCGAGCTGGTCGATTGTGCAGGCGATGTTCCAGAAGGGGCGCTGTATCGCCACCTGCGATACGGTGGTGGTGTGCCGCACCGATGGAGCAGCGAAGCCGCTGCGCGCCGGTATGGTGGCGGAGCTGGAAGCCAATCTTGCCCATCCCGCCGATTGA
- a CDS encoding acetyl-CoA C-acetyltransferase, producing the protein MATAYIVDAVRTAGGKRGGKLAGVHPVDLGAAVYDAIADRNDFDPAAIDDVITGCVMQGGEQTMDVGRNAVLASKLPDSIPAVTIDRQCGSSQQAMMFAAQAVMSGTQDIVLASGIESMTRVPMGSTAMLYMKEGMGNYKSPRLEEKYPGIMFSQFMGAEMIVKKHGFTKDDLDAFALESHRRAKAATEGGHFQKEIVGIEIETPEGKEMHLVDEGIRFDATLEGIAGVKLLQEGGSITAATASQICDGASAALIVSEQALKDHGLTPRARIHHISVTAGDPVIMLEEPLFATEKALKKAGMKLEDIDAYEVNEAFAPVPLAWMKYLGGDHARLNQHGGAIALGHPLGASGTKLMATLLGVLDATGGRYGLQTMCEGGGQANVTIIERL; encoded by the coding sequence ATGGCCACTGCTTATATTGTCGATGCCGTCCGAACTGCCGGCGGCAAGCGTGGCGGCAAGCTTGCCGGGGTTCATCCCGTCGATCTGGGCGCCGCTGTCTATGACGCGATCGCCGACCGCAATGACTTCGACCCCGCCGCCATCGACGATGTCATCACGGGATGTGTGATGCAGGGCGGCGAGCAGACGATGGACGTCGGCCGCAACGCCGTGCTCGCGTCGAAACTGCCCGACTCGATTCCCGCGGTCACCATCGACCGCCAGTGCGGATCGTCGCAGCAGGCGATGATGTTTGCGGCGCAAGCGGTGATGTCGGGAACGCAGGACATCGTGCTCGCGAGCGGCATCGAAAGCATGACGCGCGTGCCGATGGGCTCGACCGCGATGCTCTATATGAAGGAAGGCATGGGCAATTATAAATCGCCCCGGCTCGAGGAAAAATATCCCGGCATCATGTTCAGCCAGTTCATGGGCGCCGAGATGATCGTCAAGAAGCATGGCTTCACCAAGGACGACCTTGATGCCTTCGCGCTCGAAAGCCACCGCCGAGCCAAGGCGGCGACCGAGGGCGGGCATTTCCAGAAGGAAATCGTCGGGATCGAAATTGAAACGCCCGAAGGCAAGGAAATGCACCTGGTCGACGAAGGAATTCGTTTCGATGCGACGCTGGAAGGCATTGCCGGGGTCAAGCTGCTTCAGGAAGGCGGGTCGATCACGGCCGCGACGGCGAGCCAGATTTGCGACGGCGCCTCGGCGGCGCTGATTGTGTCCGAACAGGCGCTGAAGGACCATGGCCTGACGCCGCGCGCGCGCATCCACCATATTTCGGTGACCGCGGGCGACCCCGTCATCATGCTCGAAGAACCGCTGTTCGCGACCGAAAAGGCGCTCAAGAAGGCGGGGATGAAGCTTGAGGATATCGACGCCTATGAGGTCAACGAGGCGTTCGCGCCGGTGCCGCTCGCGTGGATGAAATATCTCGGCGGCGATCATGCGCGGTTGAACCAGCATGGCGGCGCGATCGCGCTTGGCCACCCGCTCGGCGCGAGCGGCACCAAGCTGATGGCGACGCTGCTCGGCGTGCTCGACGCGACGGGGGGCAGATATGGCCTCCAGACGATGTGCGAAGGCGGCGGTCAGGCCAACGTCACGATCATCGAGCGGCTTTGA
- the hisA gene encoding 1-(5-phosphoribosyl)-5-[(5-phosphoribosylamino)methylideneamino]imidazole-4-carboxamide isomerase, giving the protein MASVNSGLTIFPAIDLKGGQVVRLAEGDMDRATVYGDDPAGQARLFAEAGATHLHVVDLDGAFAGASVNGAAVEAIIAAFPGKVQVGGGIRDRAGVDRWLALGVERVIIGTAALKNPDFVKSAARDLPGRIVVGVDAREGMVATEGWADVSDVRVEDLARRFEDAGVAALLFTDVGRDGLLKGCNVAATVALAQAVDIPVIASGGVAAIGDIHALRPHVADGIEGVITGRALYDGRLDLAQAIAVGQA; this is encoded by the coding sequence GTGGCGTCCGTAAATTCCGGCCTGACTATCTTTCCCGCCATCGACCTCAAAGGCGGGCAGGTGGTGCGGCTGGCCGAGGGCGATATGGATCGCGCGACCGTCTATGGCGACGATCCGGCGGGGCAGGCGCGCCTTTTTGCCGAAGCGGGCGCGACGCATCTGCATGTCGTCGACCTTGATGGCGCCTTTGCGGGCGCGAGCGTCAATGGCGCGGCGGTTGAGGCCATCATCGCGGCCTTTCCCGGCAAGGTGCAGGTCGGCGGGGGCATTCGCGACAGGGCGGGCGTGGATCGCTGGCTGGCGCTGGGGGTCGAGCGGGTGATCATCGGCACGGCGGCGCTCAAAAATCCCGATTTCGTCAAATCGGCGGCGCGCGACCTGCCGGGGCGGATCGTCGTCGGGGTCGATGCGCGCGAGGGCATGGTCGCGACCGAGGGCTGGGCCGATGTGTCCGACGTGCGCGTCGAGGATCTCGCCCGCCGGTTCGAGGATGCAGGCGTCGCGGCGCTGCTCTTCACCGATGTGGGGCGCGACGGGCTGCTGAAAGGCTGCAATGTTGCGGCGACCGTGGCGCTGGCGCAGGCGGTCGATATCCCGGTGATTGCGAGCGGCGGGGTCGCGGCGATCGGCGATATTCACGCGCTGCGCCCCCACGTCGCGGATGGCATCGAGGGGGTGATTACCGGGCGGGCGCTTTATGACGGGCGGCTCGATCTGGCCCAGGCGATTGCGGTGGGGCAGGCGTGA
- a CDS encoding SspB family protein has translation MSDDVRDSLIPYDEIVQDALRAVVGRVLRQIEGSDSLPGEHHFYITFKTQAPGVDIPAHLVAKFPDEMTIVLQNRFWDLTVEPDHFSVGLSFNQTPSILVIPYAAITAFVDPSVDFGLQFQVSDEDFASPEPHDEAENDRPEVLSEDGSNVVTVDFGKRK, from the coding sequence ATGAGTGATGATGTTCGTGACAGCCTGATTCCCTATGATGAAATCGTGCAGGATGCGTTGCGCGCCGTGGTCGGCCGCGTTTTGCGGCAGATAGAGGGCAGCGACAGCCTGCCCGGCGAGCATCATTTCTATATCACCTTCAAGACACAGGCGCCGGGCGTCGACATTCCCGCGCATCTGGTCGCCAAATTTCCCGATGAAATGACGATCGTCCTCCAGAATCGCTTCTGGGATCTGACGGTCGAGCCCGATCATTTCAGTGTCGGCCTGTCCTTCAACCAGACGCCTTCGATCCTGGTTATTCCTTATGCCGCCATCACTGCCTTCGTCGATCCCTCGGTGGATTTCGGCCTGCAATTTCAGGTTAGCGATGAAGATTTTGCTTCGCCCGAACCGCATGATGAAGCGGAAAATGACCGCCCCGAAGTGTTGAGCGAAGATGGATCCAACGTCGTGACGGTGGACTTCGGCAAGAGAAAATAG
- the gmk gene encoding guanylate kinase has translation MAEKVHLDRRGVLFVLSSPSGAGKTTISRKMLAADRDIALSVSATTRPPRPGEVDGKDYHFVDVDRFKQMAADGEFLEWAHVFGHRYGTPRGPVEAMLAAGKDVLFDIDWQGAQQLYQEAGPDVVRVFVLPPTMEELERRLRARKTDSDEVIAARMARAANEISHWDGYDYVLINDDVEGCFGEVMAILRAERLKRRRQVGLIGFARDLIRSVPEADPTL, from the coding sequence ATGGCTGAAAAAGTGCATCTCGACCGTCGCGGCGTCCTCTTCGTCCTTTCCTCCCCCTCGGGCGCAGGAAAGACCACCATTTCGCGAAAAATGCTCGCCGCCGACCGCGATATCGCGCTGTCGGTATCCGCCACGACGCGCCCGCCGCGTCCGGGCGAAGTGGACGGCAAGGACTATCATTTCGTCGATGTCGATCGTTTCAAGCAAATGGCGGCTGACGGCGAATTTCTCGAATGGGCGCATGTGTTCGGCCACCGCTATGGCACGCCGCGCGGCCCGGTCGAGGCGATGCTGGCGGCGGGCAAGGATGTCCTCTTCGATATCGACTGGCAGGGCGCGCAGCAGCTTTATCAGGAAGCCGGGCCCGATGTGGTGCGCGTCTTCGTCCTCCCCCCGACGATGGAAGAGCTGGAACGCCGCCTGCGCGCGCGCAAGACCGACAGTGACGAAGTGATCGCGGCGCGCATGGCGCGCGCGGCGAACGAGATCAGCCACTGGGACGGCTATGATTATGTGCTCATCAACGATGATGTCGAAGGCTGTTTCGGCGAAGTCATGGCCATCCTACGCGCCGAACGGCTGAAACGCCGCCGTCAGGTCGGCCTGATCGGCTTCGCCCGCGACCTCATCCGCTCGGTGCCGGAAGCCGACCCGACGCTTTGA
- the hisB gene encoding imidazoleglycerol-phosphate dehydratase HisB, whose amino-acid sequence MRTATVQRTTKETDISITVNLDGTGNYVVSTGIGFLDHMVEQLSRHSLIDISMQVKGDLHIDQHHTVEDSALALGEAMAKALGDKRGIARYGEAHAPMDETLTRCILDISGRPHCVWKSGFSQPRLGEMDTELFSHWFQSFSQTAGITLHIETLYGENNHHIAESMYKALARALRQAVEIDPRKGDSIPSTKGVL is encoded by the coding sequence ATGCGAACCGCCACCGTCCAGCGCACGACCAAGGAAACCGACATTTCCATCACCGTCAATCTCGACGGGACGGGAAATTATGTTGTTTCCACCGGCATCGGTTTTCTCGACCATATGGTCGAGCAATTGTCGCGCCATTCGCTGATCGACATTAGCATGCAAGTGAAGGGCGACCTTCACATCGACCAGCATCATACGGTCGAGGACAGCGCGCTGGCGCTGGGCGAAGCCATGGCGAAAGCGCTGGGCGACAAGCGCGGCATCGCCCGTTACGGCGAGGCGCATGCGCCGATGGACGAAACGCTGACCCGCTGTATCCTCGATATTTCGGGGCGTCCGCATTGCGTGTGGAAGTCGGGCTTTTCGCAGCCGCGGCTGGGCGAAATGGACACCGAGCTTTTCTCGCACTGGTTCCAGAGCTTTTCGCAGACGGCGGGCATCACCCTGCATATCGAAACCCTTTATGGTGAGAATAATCACCATATTGCCGAGAGCATGTACAAGGCGCTGGCGCGCGCGCTGCGCCAGGCGGTCGAGATCGACCCGCGCAAGGGCGACAGCATTCCCAGCACCAAGGGGGTGCTGTGA